The Cucurbita pepo subsp. pepo cultivar mu-cu-16 chromosome LG05, ASM280686v2, whole genome shotgun sequence nucleotide sequence CATTAtgataaatcaaaattttgttttgaagtaAGGTTTAAAAGTCCTAATTTTCCAACCAAGTAGCTCACTTGTCaatctttgtttcttgttttgctgtttttttcttttttttttttttttttttaatgatttcaaTTATTAGCCGCCTTTCTTACTTTGTTCATAAATTAACCTAGGAGGGAATTGTTTTATTATCTCATTGAGTAGTACATTATTCACCATCTCATAACAACATATTTACTATCTCATTAATATGTGATCTTTTTGGATAAAGCCTAGGACCAAATTTTGTGCAAATTTAAACCTAAATTGGGACAACTTTGTTCACACTCCATGTCACTAACTTTAGTATTGTCAATTGCTAAAAACATTACTCCTACCTCCTTACTTCGTACGGTTTTATATTATAAGAGTTCATCGTGTTTTCTGGTTCTAACTAATGGAGTACTTTGNCGAGATATATTTTACccattttaggttaaattagcGGGAAATGGATGGGATGCATTGGTTATGTTTAAtcaatttcattatattatcAATCTTTTTCATGTAGCTAATTAGGCTCTTTCTTCATTAtgataaatcaaaattttgttttgaagtaAGGTTTAAAAGTCCTAATTTTCCAACCAAGTAGCTCACTTGTCaatctttgtttcttgttNGATCCAAAAGTATATGTAactgtaacaactcaaacccattgcttgtagatattgtccaatttgatATGTTATGTGTCGCTGTCAGTTTCACGGTtctaaaatgtgtctactgtGGAGAGGGTTTAGCCTTACTCCAACTAGTGTCTCGCATCGTCTaatgactagctctgataccatttgtaacaaccaaaacccactgctagcagatattgtcctccttaccggcttctctcaaagttttgaaatgcgtctactaaggagagatttccatacccttgtgagtaatgttttgttctcctctccaattaatgtgggatctcacaatccaccccctttgaggctcagcgttctcactggcacaccactaacagatattgtctactttagcccgttacgtgtCGCTGttagcttcacgattttaaagtGTGTCTATTatagagaagttttcacaccctcgtacaaaatgcttcgttctcttctctaacCAATACGAGGTATCACAATGGACAATAATATCTCGTCTTTTACCGGCTATGTTGGGTTCCATTCCACCATGACAATGCGAGAATCGCAATAAGCTTACCATATTTTTTGGTGTTTCTCATTGGACTTTAGCCCATCTTCTCTTACAAGCTATCGAGGACAAAACCCTAGAAGCCCcacaacattaaaataatcataagAACAACATGTAAACATAATGAATAGAAGATTTATAATCACATAAACTTATAAGCTTAATTCATGATTATgttaatttcatcaaaataagAAGTAGCTAGAAAGGTAAGTAATTAGCattaacattaaatataataataaccaAAAGACTTGAACCTCACACAAGTAGTAGAAATTAAAGTAAGATGCATGCAACATATCGTTGTCTAAACCAAATTGGGTATCGCTCAAAACAAAAGGGGTATCAAACTTAAATTATGTGTATGTGTAAATTAATATATCTCAAAGCGTGGAAAAGCAACAAAGGTCATTATCTATCATATCAATGACCCAAAAAGAGattagttaaaataaatgaagcttAGAaggtgtatatatatatatatatatgtaacgtTTATACATGTATGAAGgcataataataatgaatgtGAATAAAAGACATGATAATGAAAGCGAAAGTGGTGATTATGAAATGCTTGATTGATGCAAATCATCTCACCATATTTGATGTAAATTATAGAACACTAACCAAAGTGACTCTTGCTTCTATGCATCGCAACCCAATAACTTTCCAAGTAAAATTTCATCTCATTCATTATTAAATTAGTCTCTTACAAATCAATTTTTCGTTTTTTGTATTGTGACTTTTAAGGGTCTGGTTGGTTTAGACGATCGAAACAAAAATAGTCAGGATTTCGTTGTTTTTAATGTGTTCgaatgaatatgaatatgGTTAGGTTTAAGTAGGGTTGGTTAAGTTGTATAAAGTGTTGGATGAAATGTCTTTACCATTTATCTCTTTACTCCAATATGCTTCTCGTGCGCCCACTAACTTCCTATTAACGTTATGTGCTTATAATTATtacactatatatatatatatatattaaacagccgtgaaagaagaacaaggagAGTTATTGTGATATCCAACATCGGTTGgtaaggggaacgaaacattccttataaaagtgtagaaacctttcattagtagacacgttttaaaaccgtgagctTGACAGTGACATATAACAggccaaaatggataatatctaccaaCGGTGGATTTGAGCAACAAAGGAGCCTCCTAGAACATATTTAAAGAAGAATAGGGCCAAGATTTGAAGGCCAAAATGCTAAGATGTGAACTGTTCTTGTTTGGAAGCACACTCATATTAGTTACAATTCTTCAACTGAGTTAATGTTTTGAGAACAATTTGGTGTGGCTGAGTTTAGCACATTCTTACAAGGAGTAAAATCTATATACAGCATTTAAATGTCGGGCCGAGCTGTTTCTTCTCCGGCGGCCACTGAGCAGGCAATTTGCTCTCATTATACAGAACACATATTTCACAACATAGAACAGATTTTACATTGTTGGAAGAAACTGCCCTCCCAAGGCTCAATTTGAAGTGTTGGCAGTAGATGCTCTTGGTTGCTTGCTTCCGTGCTCGGGCATCGGATGCTCGACTGCAGGTCTCTTTGTTCTCGACTGCCATTAGAAAAACCAGGGAAAGTCCATAAGGAATGTGTGTGTATTCTCACAAGCTCACCCATGTATAGATTGTATTTCATATCAAAGCATACAGATTCTTTACTAACCTTTTGTTCTGTATGCTGATAAATGTGTCGTAGAAGTATATTTTTTGGCTCAGTATTTATAACTGCAGCAGAAATCAGTGACATGGTAACAAAAACCAAGTTGAGGAGATGGAAACTAAAGCTAACAGTGGAAAACTACCGACTAAGGTACCGTTTGCCGATCAAGATACAAAGATATCGGTATGGTTGGTAAAATCATAGTCTCGGCATTGTAACGAGGGAACGGTTTTTCTTGCTTACCCTGATCCAGTGGCGGAAGGGTCCTGCTGTGGGTAGGATGATAGGTTGCTGGAATCATCTtctacataataataataaaacagaCTTAGCAGAGTAAAAATATGTTGTTCTGCTTTAATTCTTGCAGCAGGCAACTCCCCTAGTAAAAATTGTACAGAATTTAAACCGCTTAAGATTtcctcttaaaattttaaaacgcgtctattagggagagattttcacatcattgtaaggaatgcttcgttcccttctccaaccgatgtgggatctcacaatctactcccttggggaccagcgtcctcactagcacaccgctcagtgtttggctctgattccatttgtaacagctcaaacccactgctaacaaatattgtcatctttggacttttcattctgggtttctcctcaaggttttaaaatgcatatactagggagaggtttccataccatTATAAGGAATAGTTCGTTCCCCTCTTAAATCGATGTGTAATCTCACACCACCTGCCTAACATCCACAAGGATTTCCCTTCAGAGAAGGGTACAACAATTGGTAGCTTTAGTTAAGATGGTGTTGGAACCTTCTCAATCAACAGCCTCTAACTAAGTTTCTTAGAGTTTTTGATCCTATTGCATTATCTTAGCATTTGATTGGGAGTTTTTAAGCATAAACATTTGAAAGTGAACTGTATAACTCAAGAAATAAGAGAAGCCACGAACATGACGCAACTTTTtgccaccgctagcaaatattgtcctctttggggtttccttttgggttttccctcaaggtttctaaaatgcgcctgctaggaagaggttttcacatccttataaacaatgtttcgttctccttcccaaccgatgtggtatctcacCGTTTGTATACTCAAAAGGAAGAGGTAACTTGCTCCTAGTCCAAAGATTGGAATGGTTGGGCTTCAGAATCGTTAGAAACTTGAAGATTGACCTACACATGAGAAAtaaattgtttcttttctctgGAGGTCAGTAACCCAGTAATTGTTCCTTGCAGATTTGTCCCCTTAGTATATCACATTACAGCTAATTCTTCGTGGCTGAGTTAGTGGAATCATTTCTTTCACAGGACTGACTTTACAAGATTAGCATACCAatatagagagaaaagaagagttaaaactaaaagaagAACATCATTGACTTTACATCTACAAACTTTAGCTAAATTAAGAACATACATATCAAAATTCCAAGAATTCAAGAATTTCCAGATTCTAAAACGATAAAACAACACAACCCCAGAAAACAGATCAGTAATACCAAAAATTAGCAGAGCCTAAACAGTAACAGAGCAAAGAAGATCACGAGGAGGTTCAATTTCCTCACAATTCACACCCTAACTCGACGAACCAACAACTCAAGCAACTCCCCACTCAAAGGAAATAAACAGCCATCACAAATACGAGGAAAACACCAAGGATCAATAAAACAAACGAAAGGGTTCAGCGATTACATGAATCAATtacaagaacagaacaaagGGTGTGTGATTCCGCCACTAATGAGAACTTACAGAAGGAGTTGAAGGATCGGAGGGTCGGAGTTGGCTGAAGTTGTGAGGATCATATGACGGCAGGTCACCGAGCATAGACCCCATCAAAATGCCGCTGAATTTATGTTAGAAAGAgagggaagaggaagagaagcGAGTCATTTCGGAGTCACAGCGCCATTGGAATCACAACCGGTGGAGTCGCAGCGCcttaatttgtgtttatttactcattgaattttataaaatattttaaataatttttaaatatttaataggttttttttaaaaaaaaattaaNCACAGCGCCATTGGAATCACAACCGGTGGAGTCGCAGCGCcttaatttgtgtttatttactcattgaattttataaaatattttaaataatttttaaatatttaataggttacaaaaaattttaattcagttttgtattttttaaaatatttaaaatttaaaacatattacaaaataaacaaactcCACGTGTCCATTTACTAAAATTtcggaaaaatataaatataaaaaacccGGCGGTAATTTGCTCGCTCCCGCTTTAGGTTTCGGAGTGTCCCGACTTGATTAAACTCATCGCATCCAAAACCTGAGGAGACATAGAAGTCGGCCGTGGATCTTCTTCTCGTAGAACCAAGCAGAAGCCATGGCTGCCCCCGAAGCTCCTGTCTGCTATGTCGGCGTCGCAAGACAATCCGCAGCTTTTCGCCTTATGAAACAGATGGttacttccttttctttctcgtTTTTCCACCTATCTAATAATATGGattgttcttcattctttATCATTGAATTGCCTGTGGAATCTGTAATTTTTAGGGGtgggaagaaggagaagggcTCGGCAAAGACAAGCAAGGGATCAAAGGCCATGTTA carries:
- the LOC111794376 gene encoding DET1- and DDB1-associated protein 1-like isoform X1, giving the protein MGSMLGDLPSYDPHNFSQLRPSDPSTPSKMIPATYHPTHSRTLPPLDQVINTEPKNILLRHIYQHTEQKSRTKRPAVEHPMPEHGSKQPRASTANTSN
- the LOC111794376 gene encoding DET1- and DDB1-associated protein 1-like isoform X2, with protein sequence MGSMLGDLPSYDPHNFSQLRPSDPSTPSMIPATYHPTHSRTLPPLDQVINTEPKNILLRHIYQHTEQKSRTKRPAVEHPMPEHGSKQPRASTANTSN